In a genomic window of uncultured Flavobacterium sp.:
- the glmS gene encoding glutamine--fructose-6-phosphate transaminase (isomerizing), with protein sequence MCGIVGYIGHREAYPIVIKGLKRLEYRGYDSAGVMLYDDQDGIKLCKTKGKVSDLETKAKDNLTTNGSIGIGHTRWATHGVPNDVNSHPHLSNSGELVIIHNGIIENYAPLKEELKKRGYTFKSDTDTEVLVNLIEEVQKKEGIKLGKAVQVALNQVVGAYAIAVFDKKNPNEIVAARLGSPLAIGVGEGEFFIASDASPFIEYTSNAIYLEDGEMANIRLHKPLKVRKIKDDSLVDPYIQELQMNLEQIEKGGYDHFMLKEIYEQPSVIKDTYRGRLHANEGIVQMAGVEDNLEKFLNADRIIIVACGTSWHAGLVAEYIFEEFTRIPVEVEYASEFRYRNPIINKNDVVIAISQSGETADTMAAIKLAKENGAFVFGVCNVVGSSISRESHAGAYTHAGPEIGVASTKAFTTQITVLTMIALRLGKAKGTLSNTDFHTYLQELEIIPEKVAEALETNDRAKEIAAAFKDAPNCLYLGRGYNFPVALEGALKLKEISYIHAEGYPAAEMKHGPIALIDEHMPVIVIAPKQGHYDKIVSNIQEIKSRSGKIIAVVTKGDTQVRELADYVIEIPETSDALSPLITTIPLQLLSYYIAVMRGCNVDQPRNLAKSVTVE encoded by the coding sequence ATGTGTGGAATTGTTGGATATATCGGTCATAGAGAGGCGTATCCTATTGTAATCAAAGGATTAAAACGACTCGAATACAGAGGATATGATAGTGCTGGTGTTATGTTGTATGATGACCAGGACGGAATAAAACTTTGTAAAACAAAAGGTAAAGTTTCAGATCTTGAAACAAAAGCAAAAGATAATTTGACGACGAATGGAAGTATAGGAATTGGGCATACACGTTGGGCTACACACGGAGTTCCAAATGATGTAAACTCACATCCACATCTTTCAAATTCTGGTGAGTTGGTTATTATTCATAATGGAATCATTGAGAATTATGCACCGCTTAAAGAAGAATTAAAAAAAAGAGGTTATACTTTTAAATCGGATACAGATACTGAAGTTTTAGTGAACTTAATTGAAGAAGTTCAAAAAAAGGAAGGTATTAAATTAGGTAAAGCAGTTCAGGTAGCCTTAAATCAGGTTGTTGGTGCTTATGCAATTGCAGTTTTCGACAAAAAGAATCCAAACGAAATTGTTGCTGCAAGATTAGGAAGTCCATTAGCGATTGGGGTTGGGGAAGGAGAGTTTTTTATTGCTTCTGATGCTTCACCGTTTATCGAATATACTTCGAATGCAATTTATCTTGAAGATGGTGAAATGGCAAATATCAGATTGCACAAACCTCTTAAAGTTAGAAAAATAAAAGATGATTCTTTAGTAGATCCTTATATTCAGGAACTTCAAATGAATTTGGAGCAAATCGAAAAAGGAGGTTATGATCACTTCATGCTTAAGGAAATCTATGAGCAGCCAAGTGTTATAAAAGATACTTACAGAGGAAGACTTCATGCAAATGAAGGAATTGTTCAAATGGCTGGTGTTGAAGATAATCTTGAAAAATTCTTAAACGCTGACAGAATCATTATTGTTGCTTGTGGTACTTCATGGCACGCAGGTTTAGTAGCAGAATATATTTTTGAAGAGTTTACCCGTATTCCGGTAGAAGTGGAATATGCTTCTGAGTTTAGATACAGAAACCCTATCATCAATAAAAATGATGTAGTTATTGCAATCTCTCAATCAGGAGAAACGGCAGATACTATGGCAGCTATTAAATTGGCAAAAGAAAACGGTGCTTTTGTTTTTGGAGTTTGTAATGTGGTAGGTTCATCTATTTCAAGAGAAAGTCATGCAGGTGCTTATACACACGCAGGACCTGAAATTGGAGTTGCTTCAACTAAAGCTTTTACAACGCAAATCACAGTTTTAACTATGATTGCTTTGCGATTAGGAAAAGCAAAAGGAACATTATCAAACACTGATTTTCATACGTACTTACAAGAATTAGAAATAATTCCTGAAAAAGTAGCCGAAGCATTAGAAACAAACGACAGAGCAAAAGAAATTGCAGCAGCTTTTAAAGATGCTCCAAACTGTTTATATTTAGGTCGTGGATATAACTTTCCGGTAGCATTAGAAGGTGCTTTAAAGCTTAAAGAGATCTCTTATATTCATGCTGAAGGTTATCCTGCTGCAGAGATGAAACATGGTCCTATTGCGCTTATCGATGAGCATATGCCGGTTATCGTGATTGCGCCTAAACAAGGTCATTATGATAAAATTGTAAGTAACATCCAAGAAATAAAATCAAGAAGCGGTAAAATTATCGCTGTAGTTACTAAAGGTGATACACAAGTTCGTGAATTGGCTGATTATGTAATCGAGATTCCTGAAACTTCAGATGCTTTATCTCCATTGATTACAACTATTCCTTTGCAATTACTATCTTATTATATTGCAGTTATGAGAGGGTGTAATGTCGATCAGCCACGTAATCTGGCAAAATCAGTTACTGTAGAATAA
- a CDS encoding DUF4270 domain-containing protein produces the protein MYNTSFIKKILLVATVVLLYSCDKDFNAIGDELIGDNHFDLVPEQYSVTAFNQEVTPVQSNALPLFGLGIYDNQVFGQTTANFACQVSLSEYKPTIGESPVIESVVLTVPYFYKQGAVDPKGGNFYTLDSIYGPKDGKLKLSVYESGAQMYNSYYDGNGSLLGQLYYTDQNPFFYDNRVKDVATGKPERLNNSTDKAQNDEFVFSPLQTVTKTAVDANANPVVYTDTYSAPQMQLDLDKAFFQKKILNASAANLSAQDVFQQYFKGLYFQVEKSGTSPSCMALLDFLKPAGPAKITIKYKAKTAITTDPEATTEDKTITINLSGATANLLNDVQNSDYKAAVANRNKDTGDDRLYLKGGQGSLAVINLFNKTDVIGYNDKNELVNQPNGVSDELDEIRHNVIVKKWLVNEANLVFYIDAEKMAYNPSGKKEDLVNEPKRVYLYDLDNNTIIADYVDSSTNAFDSKLNRAVFGGIIAVDATTQRGVSYKVRITKHIRALIKDATVKNIRLGLAVTEGISVVASNKLKLKNDVISEAPAGSVMGPLGTILYGGTSNVDPSKRLKLQVYYTKPN, from the coding sequence ATGTATAATACTTCTTTTATTAAGAAAATTCTATTAGTTGCAACTGTTGTTCTTTTGTATTCTTGCGATAAAGATTTTAACGCTATTGGTGACGAATTAATTGGTGATAATCATTTTGATTTAGTTCCTGAACAATATAGTGTTACGGCATTTAATCAGGAAGTAACTCCTGTTCAGTCAAACGCATTGCCGCTTTTTGGTTTAGGAATTTATGATAATCAGGTTTTTGGTCAGACTACAGCAAATTTTGCTTGTCAGGTTTCGTTGTCGGAATATAAACCAACTATTGGTGAAAGTCCAGTTATAGAAAGTGTTGTGCTTACAGTACCTTATTTTTATAAACAAGGTGCGGTTGATCCAAAAGGAGGTAATTTTTATACATTGGATTCTATTTACGGACCAAAAGACGGAAAACTTAAACTTAGTGTTTATGAATCCGGAGCGCAAATGTATAATAGTTATTATGATGGGAATGGTTCTCTTTTAGGGCAATTATATTATACAGATCAAAATCCTTTTTTTTATGATAATAGAGTAAAGGATGTTGCAACAGGCAAGCCAGAAAGATTAAATAACTCGACTGATAAAGCACAGAATGATGAATTCGTTTTTAGTCCACTACAAACGGTAACTAAAACTGCGGTAGATGCCAATGCCAATCCGGTAGTATATACAGATACTTATTCTGCGCCACAAATGCAGTTGGATTTGGATAAAGCTTTTTTTCAGAAGAAAATTTTAAATGCTTCGGCAGCAAATCTTTCAGCACAAGATGTTTTTCAGCAGTATTTTAAAGGATTGTATTTTCAGGTTGAAAAATCAGGTACTAGTCCGTCATGTATGGCATTGTTGGATTTTTTAAAACCAGCTGGCCCTGCTAAAATCACTATAAAGTATAAAGCAAAAACAGCGATTACAACGGATCCTGAAGCTACAACAGAAGATAAAACCATAACGATCAATTTGTCAGGAGCAACAGCAAATTTGCTTAATGACGTACAAAATTCTGATTATAAAGCTGCGGTTGCCAATAGAAATAAAGATACTGGTGACGACAGACTTTATCTAAAAGGAGGTCAGGGATCATTGGCTGTTATTAACCTTTTTAATAAAACTGATGTTATAGGATATAATGATAAGAATGAGTTAGTAAACCAACCTAATGGTGTTTCAGATGAATTAGACGAAATCAGACATAATGTTATCGTTAAAAAGTGGTTGGTTAATGAGGCTAATTTAGTTTTTTACATAGATGCAGAAAAGATGGCTTACAATCCTAGTGGTAAAAAAGAGGATTTAGTAAATGAGCCAAAAAGAGTTTATCTATATGATCTGGATAATAATACAATTATTGCTGATTATGTTGATAGTAGTACAAATGCTTTTGATTCAAAACTAAATAGAGCTGTTTTTGGTGGTATAATTGCGGTTGATGCAACTACCCAACGAGGAGTAAGTTATAAAGTTCGAATTACAAAACATATCAGAGCTCTTATAAAAGATGCTACTGTAAAAAATATTAGATTGGGCTTAGCAGTAACAGAAGGAATTAGTGTTGTTGCGTCGAATAAATTAAAGTTGAAAAACGACGTTATTTCTGAAGCGCCAGCCGGTTCAGTTATGGGGCCGTTAGGTACGATTTTGTATGGAGGAACATCTAATGTAGATCCTAGTAAAAGGCTAAAACTCCAAGTTTATTACACGAAACCAAATTAA
- a CDS encoding glycogen/starch synthase, producing MKDKRILYVSSEVVPYLAENEVSLMSYDVPKMINDQGGQIRIFMPRYGNINERRHQLHEVIRLSGMNLVVNDLDMPLIIKVASIPKERIQVYFIDNDEYFKRKATFADEEGVLYPDNDERAIFFAKGVVETVKKLNWVPDIIHVHGWLAAMLPIYMKHYYKNEALFSETKIVTSVYGQSFDENLDLEMINKVKFDGVPHESVADLETPNYENILKASILHSDAVIIASENVSPSLTKFIESSGKPFLPFATKDAFAEAYTNFYKTMGL from the coding sequence ATGAAAGATAAGAGGATATTATATGTATCATCTGAAGTCGTGCCTTATTTGGCTGAAAATGAGGTTTCTTTAATGTCTTATGACGTTCCAAAAATGATTAACGATCAAGGAGGTCAGATAAGAATTTTCATGCCAAGATATGGAAATATCAACGAAAGAAGACACCAATTGCATGAAGTTATTAGACTTTCAGGAATGAATTTGGTAGTGAATGACTTGGATATGCCATTGATTATTAAGGTTGCTTCAATTCCGAAAGAGAGAATTCAGGTTTATTTTATTGATAATGATGAATATTTTAAGCGTAAAGCAACTTTTGCTGACGAAGAGGGTGTTTTATATCCTGATAATGACGAGAGAGCAATATTTTTTGCAAAAGGAGTTGTTGAGACAGTTAAAAAACTGAATTGGGTTCCGGATATTATCCACGTTCACGGTTGGTTGGCTGCAATGTTGCCAATTTACATGAAACATTACTACAAAAATGAAGCTTTGTTTTCTGAAACTAAGATTGTAACCTCTGTTTATGGACAATCTTTTGATGAAAATTTAGATTTGGAAATGATAAACAAAGTTAAATTTGACGGAGTTCCTCATGAATCAGTTGCTGATTTAGAAACGCCAAATTACGAAAACATCTTAAAGGCTAGTATCTTACACTCGGATGCGGTGATTATAGCATCTGAAAATGTATCTCCAAGTTTAACAAAATTTATAGAATCTTCAGGAAAACCTTTTTTACCTTTCGCCACGAAAGATGCATTCGCTGAAGCGTATACAAATTTCTATAAAACGATGGGTCTTTAA
- the panC gene encoding pantoate--beta-alanine ligase: MFALNFNNTGMHIFYGKVALIAYLKTIKTANSTIGFVPTMGALHQGHLALMQRSLKENDDTVVSIFVNPTQFNNPEDLEKYPRTLEEDVKKMRGLSDKMILYAPSVDDIYEGHTISQSFDFDGLENQMEGKFRPGHFNGVGTIVKRLFEIVTPTNAYFGEKDFQQLQIVKKMVEKNDLPVNVVGCPIFREENQLAMSSRNERLTPEERKEASIIYKVLTEAKEIFQTNTPEETIAFVENSFKDNKKFDLEYFVIADESTLLPIDHKSKDKNYRAFIAVFVNSIRLIDTISLN; the protein is encoded by the coding sequence ATGTTTGCACTAAATTTTAATAATACTGGCATGCATATTTTCTACGGTAAAGTAGCTTTGATAGCGTATTTAAAAACTATCAAAACGGCAAATTCAACCATTGGATTTGTACCAACAATGGGCGCTTTACACCAAGGGCATTTAGCTTTAATGCAAAGATCACTTAAAGAAAATGACGACACAGTTGTGAGTATTTTTGTCAATCCAACGCAATTCAACAATCCTGAAGATCTCGAAAAATACCCGCGAACACTTGAAGAAGACGTAAAAAAAATGCGAGGTTTAAGTGACAAAATGATTTTATATGCACCTTCTGTAGATGATATTTATGAAGGACACACAATTTCACAATCTTTCGACTTCGACGGACTTGAAAATCAGATGGAAGGAAAGTTCAGACCTGGGCATTTTAACGGAGTCGGAACCATTGTAAAACGTCTTTTCGAAATCGTTACTCCTACAAATGCTTACTTTGGAGAAAAAGATTTTCAACAATTACAGATTGTTAAGAAAATGGTCGAAAAGAACGATTTACCTGTAAATGTTGTTGGTTGTCCAATTTTTAGAGAAGAAAACCAACTCGCAATGAGTTCCAGAAACGAGCGTCTAACGCCCGAAGAAAGGAAAGAAGCTTCAATTATTTATAAAGTTTTGACTGAAGCCAAAGAAATATTCCAGACAAATACTCCTGAAGAAACCATCGCTTTTGTAGAAAATTCTTTCAAAGACAACAAAAAGTTTGACCTTGAATATTTTGTAATTGCTGACGAATCCACATTATTACCTATCGATCATAAGAGTAAAGACAAAAACTACCGTGCATTTATAGCGGTATTTGTTAATTCTATAAGACTGATTGATACCATTTCATTAAATTAA
- the panD gene encoding aspartate 1-decarboxylase — protein MQIQVIKSKIHRVKVTGADLNYIGSITIDETLLEASNIIEGEKVAIVNINNGERFETYAIKGEKNSGEITLNGPAARKVQKDDIIIIISYATLEFEEAKTFKPWIIFPNENDNSLT, from the coding sequence ATGCAAATTCAAGTTATAAAATCAAAAATTCATCGTGTAAAAGTAACTGGCGCTGATTTAAATTACATTGGCAGTATTACTATCGACGAAACATTACTGGAAGCCTCAAACATTATTGAAGGTGAGAAAGTAGCTATTGTAAATATCAATAATGGTGAGCGTTTTGAAACTTACGCCATTAAAGGAGAAAAAAATTCAGGTGAGATCACACTAAATGGTCCCGCAGCAAGAAAAGTTCAAAAAGACGATATTATCATCATTATATCCTATGCAACCCTGGAATTTGAAGAGGCTAAAACCTTCAAACCATGGATCATTTTCCCTAATGAGAACGACAATTCGTTAACATAA
- a CDS encoding alpha/beta hydrolase-fold protein — protein sequence MKKVYLLILFVSISVFSQKKFDNIQSEKLGEERRITIGLPASYEANPDKKYPVLYLLDGDYLFDPFSGALSYGTYWDDLPEMIIIGVHQNKDGEREDDSTIDQNTGLPFEKGAKFFEFIGAELVPYIEKKYRTSPFRVIAGHDVTASFINFYLYKEEPLFNAYICLSPELAPKMEVRIPEKFAKVTQPFFYYLSAADGDIKKIKEPIEKLDSNIKIANNPLVNYKYELFKGTTHYTEVLHSIPSALYQIFEVYRPINSAEYNDKIAVLQTGYADYLQNKYDMMSKVLGVQIPVRMSDFKVIENIILKRNAYDELGKMAEIGNVNYPKAMLGEYELGLMYEKMGDPKHASKKYQNASQMEPIGDLNKDLMYEKIDEMNTLAKKTK from the coding sequence ATGAAAAAAGTTTACTTACTAATCCTTTTTGTTTCAATTTCTGTCTTTTCGCAGAAAAAATTCGACAACATCCAATCTGAGAAACTTGGAGAAGAAAGAAGAATAACCATCGGACTTCCTGCTTCTTACGAAGCGAATCCAGACAAAAAATATCCGGTTCTTTATTTATTGGACGGCGATTATTTATTCGATCCATTTTCCGGAGCTTTAAGTTACGGAACCTATTGGGACGATTTGCCGGAGATGATTATTATTGGTGTTCACCAAAATAAAGATGGAGAACGTGAAGACGACTCAACAATTGATCAAAATACAGGTTTACCTTTTGAAAAAGGAGCTAAATTTTTCGAATTTATTGGAGCTGAATTAGTTCCTTATATCGAAAAAAAATACCGCACATCTCCATTCAGAGTTATTGCTGGTCATGATGTAACAGCAAGTTTTATCAATTTTTATTTATATAAAGAAGAACCGCTTTTTAACGCCTATATTTGTTTAAGTCCGGAACTTGCTCCAAAAATGGAAGTTCGTATTCCGGAAAAGTTTGCCAAAGTAACACAACCATTCTTCTATTATCTTTCTGCTGCTGATGGAGACATCAAAAAAATTAAAGAACCAATAGAAAAATTAGACAGCAATATCAAAATCGCAAATAATCCGTTAGTGAACTATAAATACGAATTATTTAAAGGAACAACGCATTATACAGAAGTATTACATTCAATTCCGAGTGCTTTATATCAGATTTTTGAAGTTTACAGACCAATAAATTCTGCAGAATACAATGATAAAATTGCCGTTCTTCAAACTGGTTATGCCGATTATCTTCAAAACAAATACGACATGATGTCTAAAGTTTTGGGAGTTCAGATTCCGGTTAGGATGAGTGATTTTAAAGTAATCGAAAACATTATTCTAAAAAGAAATGCTTACGACGAATTAGGAAAAATGGCCGAAATTGGAAATGTAAATTATCCAAAAGCGATGTTGGGAGAATATGAATTAGGATTGATGTATGAAAAAATGGGCGATCCAAAACATGCTTCAAAAAAATACCAAAACGCTTCGCAAATGGAGCCAATTGGAGATTTGAATAAAGATTTGATGTACGAGAAAATCGACGAAATGAATACACTTGCAAAAAAGACCAAATAA
- the radA gene encoding DNA repair protein RadA translates to MSKVKTSFFCQNCGTQYAKWQGQCNACKEWNTIAEEIIQKQEKVAWKSEPTPSGKAPRPLKINEIDSALEIRMDTTDGELNRVLGGGIVPGSLTLLGGEPGIGKSTLLLQISLKLPYKTLYVSGEESQKQIKMRAERITPNSDNCYILTETKTQNIFKQIEAIQPEIVIIDSIQTLHTDYIESTAGSISQIRETTAELIKFAKETNIPVILIGHITKDGNIAGPKILEHMVDTVLQFEGDRNHVYRILRSLKNRFGSTAELGIYEMLGSGLREVSNPSEILISHKDEEMSGTAIATTMEGMRPLMIEIQSLVSTAVYGTPQRSTTGYNAKRLNMILAVLEKRAGFRLGAKDVFLNVTGGISVDDPAIDLAVVAAILSSNEDIPVTKGFCFAGEVGLSGEIRPVNRVDQRIQEAEKLGFTTIFVSKYNKIALKNTGIKIELVAKIEDIASILFG, encoded by the coding sequence ATGTCAAAAGTTAAAACTTCTTTTTTTTGTCAAAATTGCGGAACCCAATATGCCAAATGGCAAGGGCAATGCAATGCGTGCAAAGAATGGAATACGATTGCGGAAGAAATTATTCAGAAACAGGAAAAAGTAGCTTGGAAAAGCGAACCGACTCCTTCGGGTAAAGCTCCTCGACCTTTAAAAATCAACGAAATTGATTCGGCGCTGGAAATCCGAATGGATACAACAGATGGCGAATTAAATCGTGTTCTTGGCGGTGGAATTGTTCCGGGATCTTTAACACTTTTGGGCGGTGAACCCGGAATTGGAAAAAGTACACTTTTACTTCAAATCTCCCTAAAATTACCTTATAAAACACTTTATGTTTCTGGTGAAGAAAGTCAGAAACAAATAAAAATGCGTGCCGAAAGAATAACGCCAAATAGCGATAATTGCTATATTCTAACGGAAACCAAAACGCAAAACATCTTTAAACAAATTGAAGCAATTCAGCCGGAGATTGTCATTATCGATTCGATTCAGACTTTACATACGGATTATATCGAATCGACAGCCGGAAGTATTTCTCAAATTAGAGAAACTACAGCCGAACTGATCAAATTTGCCAAGGAAACCAATATTCCGGTTATTTTAATTGGACATATTACAAAAGACGGAAACATCGCCGGACCAAAAATTCTGGAACATATGGTTGATACCGTTTTACAGTTTGAAGGCGATCGAAATCATGTTTACAGAATCCTGCGTTCTTTAAAAAACCGTTTTGGCTCAACTGCCGAATTAGGAATTTATGAAATGCTTGGAAGCGGATTAAGAGAAGTTTCTAATCCATCAGAAATATTGATTTCGCACAAAGACGAAGAAATGTCTGGAACTGCAATTGCGACAACCATGGAAGGCATGCGTCCGCTAATGATCGAAATACAATCGTTGGTAAGTACAGCAGTTTACGGAACGCCACAGCGCAGCACCACTGGTTACAACGCCAAAAGGCTAAACATGATTCTGGCAGTTTTAGAAAAAAGAGCCGGATTTCGTTTAGGCGCAAAAGACGTTTTCCTGAATGTTACCGGCGGAATTTCTGTTGATGATCCTGCGATTGACTTAGCGGTTGTTGCGGCGATTTTATCGTCAAACGAAGATATTCCGGTTACTAAAGGTTTCTGTTTTGCAGGCGAAGTTGGACTTTCGGGAGAAATCCGACCTGTAAATCGTGTTGATCAAAGAATTCAGGAAGCCGAAAAATTAGGATTCACCACTATATTTGTATCTAAGTACAATAAAATAGCCTTAAAAAACACTGGAATCAAAATTGAGCTTGTTGCTAAAATTGAAGATATTGCCAGTATTCTTTTTGGATAA
- a CDS encoding transglycosylase domain-containing protein — protein MKFPKLNIPKQKIFKALKILAVVLVLILIGLYYFRDSLLKQAIAKVTHKMAVDYNSTFSVKSASFEGLSGIKLTDVILVPKNADTLCHIHKIETSISLANLLIGDVQVGTLKVDNGYIQLVKKGNIRNFDAFLKKDKSDTDKNEKRKYAAFAYRIISKLLNLVPTDMDLKNLNFRIDDNGKKTSIAINKLVLDNKQLETNLHVQSKDFDQRWNIKGFADPRNKKADIRFFNLDTGAIRVPYLDERYNLKASFDSIRLNVQNIEKDGSELHIDGYTSITNLKINHPKIASKDVVIKNARFDYRFLLGNDFISIDSTSTMQLNKIKLHPYVSYDTEKDTIYTLKVNIPKMKAQDFIVSLPDGLFTHFQGMEATGNFDYKLDFKFNKNKPNTLVFDSKLNKEDLKITKYGEADLNKLNGEFVYRAIIQNVLQRPVLVGNANPNYTPLDQISPYLRKCVLTTEDPSFFSHRGFINEAFKQSILKNIRTKKFSRGASTISMQLIKNVFLTREKTLSRKLEEILLVYILENNRVVSKERMLEVYFNIIEWGPNVYGIGEASHFYFQKSPSALNVDECLFLATIIPKPRKFMYQFNDQGNLKDFAVKNQKFLRNLMFRRGLLIPEDTLGQLPVYISGNARSLIRIKAPDSTAVPADSLSISDEFDL, from the coding sequence ATGAAATTTCCAAAACTAAATATTCCAAAACAAAAAATATTTAAAGCCTTAAAAATACTTGCTGTAGTATTGGTTTTGATTTTAATTGGACTTTACTACTTTCGTGATTCGCTCTTAAAACAAGCTATTGCTAAAGTTACACACAAAATGGCTGTCGATTATAACAGTACATTTTCTGTAAAATCAGCTTCATTTGAAGGTTTATCCGGAATTAAATTAACAGACGTTATTTTGGTTCCTAAAAACGCGGACACTCTTTGTCACATTCATAAAATAGAAACAAGCATAAGTTTAGCAAATTTATTAATTGGAGATGTTCAGGTTGGAACCTTAAAAGTTGACAATGGATACATACAATTGGTTAAAAAAGGAAATATCCGCAATTTTGACGCTTTTCTAAAAAAAGACAAATCAGATACTGATAAAAATGAAAAAAGAAAATACGCCGCTTTTGCGTATCGTATTATTTCAAAATTACTGAATTTGGTTCCGACTGATATGGATTTGAAAAATCTAAATTTCAGAATTGATGATAACGGCAAAAAAACCTCTATTGCGATCAATAAACTCGTTTTAGACAACAAACAACTCGAAACCAATCTTCATGTTCAAAGCAAAGATTTTGATCAGCGCTGGAACATAAAAGGTTTTGCAGATCCAAGAAATAAAAAAGCAGATATCAGATTCTTTAATTTAGATACCGGCGCAATCCGAGTTCCTTATTTAGACGAGCGCTACAATCTGAAAGCAAGCTTTGATTCGATCCGATTAAATGTTCAAAACATTGAAAAAGACGGAAGCGAATTGCATATCGACGGTTATACTTCGATTACTAATTTAAAAATCAATCACCCAAAAATTGCGAGCAAAGATGTAGTGATCAAAAATGCACGTTTTGATTACCGTTTTTTACTGGGGAATGATTTTATTTCGATAGACAGTACTTCGACTATGCAATTGAACAAAATAAAATTGCATCCGTATGTTTCTTACGACACTGAAAAAGACACGATTTATACTTTGAAAGTCAATATTCCGAAGATGAAAGCGCAGGATTTTATCGTTTCATTGCCTGATGGATTGTTTACACACTTTCAGGGAATGGAAGCAACCGGAAATTTTGATTATAAACTCGATTTCAAATTCAATAAAAACAAACCGAATACTTTAGTTTTTGACAGCAAACTAAACAAAGAAGATTTAAAAATCACCAAATATGGTGAAGCCGATTTAAATAAACTAAACGGTGAATTTGTCTATCGTGCCATTATTCAAAATGTGTTGCAACGTCCGGTTTTAGTTGGGAATGCAAATCCTAATTACACGCCATTAGATCAGATTTCTCCTTATTTAAGAAAATGTGTTCTTACGACCGAAGATCCATCTTTTTTCTCACATCGCGGTTTTATCAATGAAGCTTTCAAACAATCAATTCTAAAAAATATCAGAACCAAAAAGTTCTCTCGCGGTGCAAGCACAATTAGCATGCAGCTAATTAAAAACGTTTTCCTGACGCGCGAAAAAACGCTTTCGCGAAAGTTAGAAGAAATCTTATTGGTTTATATTCTTGAGAATAATCGTGTGGTAAGCAAAGAAAGAATGCTCGAAGTTTATTTCAATATCATAGAATGGGGACCAAATGTATACGGAATTGGCGAAGCAAGTCATTTCTATTTCCAAAAAAGTCCTTCGGCACTAAATGTTGATGAATGTTTATTTCTGGCGACGATTATTCCGAAACCAAGAAAATTCATGTATCAGTTTAATGATCAAGGCAATTTGAAAGATTTCGCAGTAAAGAATCAAAAATTCTTGAGAAACTTAATGTTCCGTCGTGGTTTATTAATTCCCGAAGATACACTTGGTCAATTACCGGTTTATATTTCTGGAAATGCACGTTCGTTAATACGAATTAAAGCTCCGGATTCTACAGCAGTTCCAGCAGATTCTTTGTCTATTAGCGACGAATTTGATTTGTAA